In Mercenaria mercenaria strain notata chromosome 14, MADL_Memer_1, whole genome shotgun sequence, the following are encoded in one genomic region:
- the LOC123526246 gene encoding uncharacterized protein LOC123526246 translates to MMAHYKSRLSKQTFSEYLKLGLALQITKEGLQGVVETETVEFHCMILQEIRRKPLCSECRIENVLECPTVGLCKRKQCPFHSSSLKQPRQCPNGTCNIFRDRVKEAFRYVAEPAWRNTDAQQWSKNAFQLTKCFLPPETYEDVNSIEDVDLYGLIRVILNNKRYDEKISEDLSREETTISQVLKIEKTYRNSDSLTVSDKEVFDYINLMIHVLTDSKLKHDHKAKEALSKLKQLKADTLQTSTPTIVAILTDAIQSAIKGNGLKKRQIGKSKRSNYQDTAVNKLKLNVLNGCRDIFSRENRKIKTSQLEAFVSEKRLAITELKETVKKLHESQEKENLKKATAVPLRKPSENETDDFNMNDSERVTANVRRLSLPSSSFVNESYKQLKSELKRDLILFYRERHSTLPLSPLIQKNKAPLLDFYVPPAITVVGLDKGLFDEKEYPMYKDVSSLEDIFVKTKGKDLYRNICLTSPPGTGKTSFAKHMALAWCQAHNPEKAHDTYFSKTDQEFMRLFEFLFLISLRDARQECDQDAMIKTLVLSQLDQNHLYTDTLLQDVLHKERCLVLMDGLDEWRHPKPASKFCELGKSDFPHTKVRPVCTTLTTSRPWTLNSVRNCGADIDQRLEIQGLGKESSKRLVCKVLAYLNKKNVHKQNTSDETFFNMLSSKGLQKFESNPVILMQLLCLWYEGTDLGESQCEIYSNMLELLFRRAECTKHFRTKGKQTMKLPNCFARNPLCKKSAKLLLSLGKLAFATLFRGKGESVYVFDRAVAREQLQDQDVQKCLEVGILSQSEEQGKITSENIKLSFLHKTFQEFFAALSIASKNKMTKDDEKCMFEKHDSVRDLLQLDVILVFLSGFAPRITSGLTKQTSEIVANDNVTKEYRANIGTLFLESRVYMNEFCSMITKCVKEGICNKHDDLEMFYIEDIFIDDQCVDKQYALALKCLLDMNATNIRSLSIHVMQTINDGNIKRIMQQLNIRTICNLEKLYVWGNIPRVLLQSLLQLSKHTMRCLELWGMQLFSEDVSIISTMSNIRSLSFLSTPMTHVVLEKMMLHFEHRTQLSQVSLQDIECTDHSETCPGYSLQLSDKSRLSLLLLDKVNLARIHFNAEELRWCIVEWLPIPGALTSLLHCLKNATYLERFDCDGPASLEDTRELVAAVSTFETLEYLRLRHVQIDDLSIDFTKLQTVKRVHFCNVTMGSDVLKNVISQVMDLSAPVTVFMDNCKITPLEMYQKLKTQLRSSDKTEVLMEKEDGLECMYFKTIPSDNTLKNTSKTVPGTPEWEQCFCEDSATARQLANRLLKNHMLPDQCTLDKLFERFGRTDPLIHKICAEICVCIKNKSSKILHILPSYTTKDSCKNIVFVVLTDGSLSSAVLDEIEYTLKVRQMGEYSLEAKTVTFDPIFLDQCLTLKELENLKKCINKYATILMSKHKMLSIITPSPVRSKRYGFDDFLIEREPCIVLYVHTKNYVPIDEEPFQDYYDGIPIDVREGVFVTHPATPFSTEDTDVLKMGCQIGSEMSKNAGTLGGFIEHPQYGLCGFTCAHVLLPQMYMEALKRSGSINWPNFYPHETVNQPGNSNNGVGRLVQAVYTDGNDGQIGVEVALFQIETRHPNAGDFHAHDDVRFDSGKPHGFSRINNDPVVKFGCTTNKTVGQFVLNEPSICVKTISHTLDVGDCMLTLHNQLEVKSIEVQQNSEPRKFADFGDSGSLVLMKRRDRDGEYTCVGMVEGGTSYGTTIVTPITPVLEALNVTTLKSFETAKLSGELRDAKTEIKSELNTLESRVNQLDTTLQRFGNSIMQELRDLKSKMPSNPAGQPP, encoded by the exons ATGATGGCACACTATAAATCAAGACTGTCAAAACAGACATTTTCTGAGTATCTGAAACTTGGTCTTGCCTTACAAATAACGAAGGAGGGTCTGCAAGGAGTAGTTGAAACAGAAACAGTAGAGTTCCATTGTATGATCTTGCAGGAGATTCGTAGAAAGCCACTTTGTTCTGAATGCCGAATAGAAAACGTTTTGGAATGTCCAACTGTTGGGTTATGCAAGCGAAAACAGTGTCCGTTTCATAGTTCTTCGTTAAAACAACCCCGCCAATGTCCAAATGGTACCTGCAATATTTTCAGGGATAGAGTGAAAGAAGCTTTTAGGTACGTTGCCGAACCAGCTTGGAGAAATACAGATGCTCAACAATGGAGTAAGAATGCGTTTCAGTTGACGAAATGTTTTCTGCCCCCCGAAACATATGAAGACGTAAATTCAATAGAAGATGTTGACCTCTACGGCCTTATTCGTGTCATACTTAACAACAAACGCTACGATGAAAAGATATCAGAAGACCTTTCCAGAGAAGAAACAACAATTTCCCAG GTCTTAAAGATTGAGAAGACCTATCGCAATTCCGACAGTCTCACTGTGTCAGACAAGGAGGTCTTCGATTACATCAACTTGATGATACATGTGCTAACAGATTCAAAATTAAAGCATGACCACAAAGCAAAAGAGGCTCTATCCAAACTCAAACAA CTAAAAGCAGATACACTCCAGACCAGCACGCCTACAATAGTAGCCATTTTGACTGATGCTATTCAGTCAGCAATAAAAGGAAATGGGCTGAAGAAAAGGCAGATTGGAAAAAGCAAAAGAAGCAATTATCAAGACACAGCAGTAAATAAACTCAAATTAAACGTTTTAAACGGCTGTCGTGACATATTTTCACGTGAAAACAGGAAGATTAAAACGAGTCAGTTAGAAGCTTTTGTATCTGAGAAAAGACTTGCAATTACCGAACTTAAAGAGACAGTAAAGAAACTTCACGAATCACAAGAAAAGGAAAATCTTAAGAAAGCAACCGCAGTTCCATTACGAAAACCCTCGGAGAATGAAACGGACGATTTTAATATGAATGATTCAGAGAGAGTGACGGCTAATGTGAGAAGGCTTTCGTTGCCATCGTCTTCTTTCGTGAACGAATcttataaacagttaaaatctg AATTAAAACGCGACCTCATACTCTTCTATCGGGAGCGACATAGTACATTGCCATTATCACCCCTGATTCAGAAAAATAAGGCGCCTTTATTGGATTTCTATGTACCACCAGCAATAACGGTCGTCGGCCTGGACAAGGGTTTATTCGACGAAAAAGAGTACCCAATGTATAAAGATGTGAGTTCTCTTGAAGATATTTTTGTGAAGACAAAAGGCAAAGACTTATACAGAAACATATGTTTAACGTCTCCTCCTGGCACAGGGAAAACATCATTTGCAAAACACATGGCATTAGCGTGGTGTCAAGCGCATAACCCAGAGAAAGCTCatgatacatatttttcaaaaacagatCAAGAATTTATGCGACTCTTTGAGTTTCTATTTCTCATATCTTTGCGAGATGCTCGACAAGAATGTGATCAAGATGCTATGATTAAAACACTGGTGTTAAGTCAGTTAGATCAAAACCATCTTTATACAGATACCTTGCTCCAGGATGTTTTACACAAGGAACGTTGTCTTGTGTTGATGGATGGTTTAGACGAATGGCGACATCCTAAACCAGCGAGTAAATTTTGCGAGCTTGGCAAATCTGACTTTCCACATACAAAAGTTCGTCCGGTATGCACAACTTTGACAACCTCAAGACCGTGGACACTGAACAGTGTCAGAAACTGTGGTGCTGATATTGATCAACGCCTCGAAATTCAAGGCCTTGGAAAAGAGTCGTCTAAAAGGCTAGTTTGCAAAGTGCTTGCTTACCTTAACAAGAAGAATGTACACAAACAGAATACGTCAGATGAGACATTTTTTAATATGTTGTCGTCTAAAGGTTTGCAAAAATTTGAGTCAAACCCCGTTATTTTGATGCAATTGCTTTGTCTCTGGTACGAAGGCACAGATCTCGGAGAGTCACAATGCGAAATATACAGCAACATGCTCGAGTTGCTCTTTCGGCGAGCGGAATGTACCAAACACTTTCGCACTAAAGGAAAGCAAACAATGAAACTCCCTAATTGCTTTGCAAGAAATCCACTGTGCAAAAAGAGCGCAAAGCTTTTGCTTTCCTTGGGGAAATTAGCATTTGCTACACTTTTCAGAGGAAAAGGAGAATCTGTTTACGTTTTTGATAGAGCCGTTGCTAGAGAACAGTTGCAAGATCAAGATGTACAGAAGTGTCTAGAAGTGGGAATTCTTTCTCAGAGTGAAGAACAAGGAAAAATCACGTCAGAAAATATCAAACTCagttttttacataaaacattccAAGAGTTTTTTGCTGCCTTAAGTATTGCATCAAAGAACAAAATGACAAAGGACGATGAGAAGTGTATGTTTGAAAAGCACGACTCTGTACGAGATTTGTTACAGCTAGACGTCATTCTTGTTTTTCTATCAGGATTTGCTCCAAGAATAACAAGTGGTCTCACAAAGCAAACCAGTGAAATAGTAGCAAATGACAACGTCACAAAAGAGTACAGAGCAAACATCGGGACACTGTTTTTGGAAAGTCGAGTATACATGAACGAGTTTTGCAGCATGATAACAAAATGTGTGAAAGAAGGCATTTGCAATAAACATGATGACCTAGAAATGTTTTATATAGAAGACATATTTATCGACGATCAGTGTGTCGATAAGCAATATGCTTTGGCTCTAAAGTGTCTTTTGGACATGAATGCTACAAACATCAGGTCCCTCAGCATACATGTAATGCAAACAATTAACGATGGAAACATTAAGCGCATAATGCAGCAGTTGAACATTCGGACAATTTGTAATCTTGAAAAGCTGTATGTCTGGGGAAACATCCCACGAGTACTTCTTCAAAGTCTCCTGCAACTATCGAAACACACAATGAGATGCTTAGAGCTGTGGGGAATGCAGCTGTTTTCAGAGGATGTCTCCATTATATCGACAATGAGCAATATAAGAAGTCTGTCGTTTCTGAGCACCCCTATGACACATGTTGTGTTAGAAAAAATGATGCTACATTTCGAACATCGAACACAGTTATCACAGGTTTCTTTACAAGACATTGAATGCACTGATCACTCCGAAACCTGTCCAGGATATTCATTACAGCTTTCAGACAAATCCCGACTATCCTTGCTTCTATTAGATAAGGTGAATTTGGCACGCATTCATTTCAATGCCGAAGAACTGAGATGGTGCATTGTTGAATGGCTTCCAATCCCTGGTGCGCTCACTAGTCTGCTTCATTGTCTTAAGAACGCGACATATCTGGAACGGTTCGACTGTGATGGACCAGCAAGTTTAGAAGATACACGTGAGCTTGTTGCAGCCGTATCTACATTTGAAACTTTGGAATATCTCAGACTGAGACATGTACAGATAGACGATCTCTCCATAGACTTTACTAAATTACAGACTGTTAAACGTGTTCACTTCTGTAATGTGACGATGGGAAGCGATGTACTGAAGAATGTCATCTCACAGGTTATGGATTTAAGTGCACCTGTGACTGTTTTCATGGATAATTGTAAAATTACACCACTTGAAATGTACCAGAAGCTCAAAACTCAGCTCCGGTCCTCTGACAAAACTGAAGTTCTGATGGAAAAGGAAGACGGTCTGGAATGCATGTACTTCAAAACGATTCCTTCGGACAACACCTTAAAGAACACTAGTAAAACAG TGCCTGGAACTCCCGAATGGGAACAGTGCTTTTGTGAAGATTCAGCTACAGCTCGGCAGCTTGCTAACAGGTTGTTAAAAAATCACATGTTACCTGATCAGTGTACACTAGACAAGTTATTTGAACGATTTGGTAGGACAGATCCATTGATTCATAAAATATGTGCAGAAATTTGTGTTTGCATCAAAAACAAATCTTCAAAAATTCTACACATTCTACCGTCCTACACCACGAAGGATAGTTGCAAAAACATAGTTTTTGTCGTTTTGACAGATGGATCTTTATCTTCTGCAGTGTTAGATGAAATTGAATACACTTTAAAAGTAAGACAGATGGGCGAATATAGTTTAGAGGCGAAGACGGTAACATTTGACCCAATCTTTTTAGATCAGTGTCTAACATTGAAGgagttagaaaatttgaaaaaatgtataaacaaatacGCAACAATTCTTATGTCGAAACATAAAATGCTGTCAATAATTACACCAAGTCCAGTGAGATCAAAACGGTACGGATTTGACGATTTTCTGATAGAGCGGGAACCATGTATCGTACTCTACGTCCATACAAAGAATTACGTACCCATTGATGAAGAGCCCTTCCAGGATTATTACGACGGTATACCAATTGATGTCAGAGAGGGAGTTTTCGTGACCCATCCAGCTACTCCATTCAGTACTGAAgatactgatgttttaaaaatgggcTGTCAAATTGGAAGCGAAATGAGTAAAAATGCCGGGACTCTTGGGGGATTTATTGAACACCCACAATATGGCCTATGCGGTTTTACGTGCGCACATGTCCTTTTGCCCCAGATGTATATGGAAGCTTTAAAGCGTTCTGGCTCGATCAACTGGCCAAACTTTTATCCCCATGAAACTGTTAACCAGCCAGGGAATTCAAACAATGGTGTTGGACGACTTGTGCAAGCTGTATATACAGACGGAAATGATGGTCAAATTGGAGTAGAAGTCGCTTTATTCCAGATCGAAACGCGACATCCAAACGCAGGGGATTTTCATG CCCATGATGATGTGCGATTCGATTCCGGAAAACCACATGGGTTTTCTCGAATAAATAATGACCCTGTGGTAAAGTTTGGatgtacaacaaacaaaactGTTGGCCAGTTTGTACTGAACGAACCGTCAATATGCGTAAAAACAATCAGCCATACGCTTGATGTAGGAGACTGTATGCTAACATTGCACAATCAACTGGAAGTAAAATCAATCGAAGTACAACAGAACTCGGAGCCAAGAAAATTCGCAGATTTTGGGGATTCCGGGTCTCTTGTATTGATGAAAAGACGTGATCGGGATGGAGAATACACCTGCGTGGGAATGGTGGAAGGTGGAACATCTTACGGAACTACAATTGTTACTCCCATAACTCCAGTGCTTGAGGCGTTAAATGTAACCACTTTGAAAAGCTTCGAAACTGCAAAATTATCAGGCGAACTCAGGGAtgctaaaactgaaataaaatctgaattaAACACTTTAGAATCGAGGGTAAATCAACTGGATACAACATTACAAAGATTTGGGAATTCAATTATGCAAGAACTGAGAGATCTGAAGTCAAAAATGCCCAGTAACCCTGCAGGCCAGCCTCCATAA
- the LOC128548343 gene encoding uncharacterized protein LOC128548343: MGIFVERTKNILVTDTIIHQYRSNVYGIFLEKRNYINDFCHMIVKSAKESICNGHDDLDNFHLEDVIIDKECEDEKYTTALSRVIEANKGNIKSVTIQKEKTIEDEKADSIMAALGLQTIYSIEKLYIWGEIPNELLQSLLQNSKATLKCLELWDMSLSSIDTNLISKLDNLEGVSLLGIVASHDVLKELMSNFEKRFKLQQIIFNTMKCIDHSEFCAGCDLRISEKSMPTFFMLDKVHVRNIHVNAKKLQHCVIEWLDPPSALVSFLQCLKNAHNLERFDYEGHTNATDTHFLLETVSKLIHLKYLRLRLVDLNESYDINISNLKNLRHVHLCNVTMKNEILKNFITQVASIGTSIMVLIDDWNVSSSSDYHEIKEWMRSFAAIQILGGEGELNGQLHFKTLVTPSSTVSPKTFSRKDDNAWSQCLCKTSQEALNLADVLLKNNSVPTEDALNRLCEHFGKKDKFFLHLCRCICAYIKSKSRKIVHVYSSYQMLHENEIVFVVFVKESLSKSEETKIRNNCKVEIRLIDTYSPEGKLVMNSKENCDSELSVSEIETVKRCLDIFAAELMKKHKYLSLIRASPVRSKGYEKSEGKIGKETCIALYVPAKNYIPTDEEPFQSNYDGIPIDVREGGFVLYTSPRADERHEHIKMGCKISRDKLKGAEFSHMSGTLGGFVQHPKYGLCGFTCAHALLHYLELEELKEKGGILHWPYFGEFEAINQPENALNVIGRLVQAVYKEGVNGGTGVEVALFQIERRHPTNGDFPPSQTQAGQDLRFESGKTFGCSRLNADDIVKFGCKTNKTFGKFLMKQGTTCVRTQKHKLKVQTNFEVTLYNQLEVRSVPDANGRTCDFADFGDSGSLVFMKGEDDEYVCVGMLEGGTSDGTVVVTPIAPILEQLDLSKLKSFKKEKQARELQFIQRDVRTILQDIQDLKANMPQAGQNTRIQNQGNNSNI; encoded by the exons ATGGGAATATTTGTGGAAAGAACAAAGAACATACTCGTGACAGACACCATTATTCACCAGTACAGATCAAATGTCTATGGAATCTTTCTTGAGAAACGCAATTACATTAACGATTTTTGTCATATGATAGTAAAATCTGCGAAGGAGAGCATTTGTAACGGGCACGATGACCTTGATAACTTTCATTTGGAAGATGTCATCATCGATAAAGAGTGTGAGGATGAAAAGTACACGACTGCTCTTAGTCGTGTTATAGAAGCCAATAAAGGTAATATCAAATCTGTCACCATTCAAAAAGAGAAGACGATTGAAGATGAAAAGGCAGACTCCATAATGGCAGCTTTAGGTCTTCAGACTATATATTCCATTGAGAAATTGTACATCTGGGGAGAAATACCAAACGAATTACTCCAAAGTCTTCTGCAAAATTCGAAAGCGACTCTCAAATGTTTAGAATTATGGGACATGTCTCTGAGCAGCATTGATACCAATCTCATTTCGAAACTAGACAATTTAGAAGGTGTGTCGTTGCTTGGAATCGTCGCTTCACATGATGTACTCAAGGAATTGATGTCTAATTTTGAGAAACGTTTCAAACTGCAACAAATAATATTCAATACCATGAAGTGCATTGACCATTCAGAGTTCTGTGCCGGTTGTGATCTGAGGATTTCAGAAAAGTCAATGCCCACATTTTTTATGCTAGATAAAGTTCATGTCAGAAACATACATGTAAATGCTAAAAAACTACAACATTGTGTAATTGAATGGCTAGACCCTCCAAGTGCGCTCGTATCTTTTCTGCAATGCCTGAAAAATGCACATAACCTCGAAAGATTCGATTATGAGGGTCATACAAATGCCACTGACACACATTTTCTTCTGGAAACAGTTTCAAAGCTCATACATCTTAAGTATCTTAGGCTTCGACTCGTAGATTTAAATGAAAGCTATGACATAAATATCTCAAATCTGAAGAACCTCAGGCATgtacatttgtgcaatgtgacgatgaaaaatgaaatacttaaaaaCTTCATTACCCAGGTTGCATCAATTGGCACATCAATAATGGTTCTGATAGATGACTGGAATGTTTCGTCGTCGTCAGACTATCATGAAATTAAAGAATGGATGCGATCATTTGCAGCAATACAAATCCTCGGCGGGGAAGGCGAACTAAACGGCCAGTTGCACTTTAAAACATTGGTTACACCAAGTAGTACTGTGTCTCCtaaaacattttcaagaaaaG aTGATAACGCATGGAGTCAATGTCTTTGCAAAACATCACAAGAGGCACTAAACCTTGCAGACGTCTTGTTGAAGAACAACTCAGTGCCGACGGAAGACGCTCTGAATAGGTTATGTGAACACTttggaaaaaaagataaattcttTTTGCATCTGTGCCGTTGCATTTGTGCGTACATTAAAAGTAAGAGTAGAAAAATAGTGCACGTTTACTCTTCGTACCAGATGTTACACGAGAACGAAATAGTCTTTGTCGTGTTTGTCAAGGAGAGTTTGTCTAAGAGCGAGGAAACCAAAATTAGAAACAATTGTAAGGTCGAAATAAGATTGATAGATACATACAGCCCTGAAGGGAAGTTAGTAATGAACAGTAAAGAAAACTGTGACTCGGAATTGTCTGTTTCAGAAATAGAGACTGTAAAACGCTGTCTTGACATATTTGCAGCAGAGTTAATGAAAAAGCATAAATACCTTTCACTGATTAGAGCAAGCCCTGTGCGCTCGAAAGGGTATGAAAAAAGTGAAGGAAAGATTGGGAAAGAAACCTGTATTGCACTGTATGTCCCAGCAAAGAACTACATACCAACTGACGAAGAACCTTTTCAGTCAAATTATGACGGTATACCAATCGACGTAAGGGAAGGTGGTTTCGTTTTATATACGTCTCCTAGAGCTGATGAGCGGCATGAACATATAAAAATGGGATGCAAGATCTCACGGGACAAACTCAAAGGCGCTGAATTTAGTCATATGTCAGGAACATTGGGTGGGTTCGTTCAACATCCCAAATATGGCTTGTGTGGGTTTACCTGTGCCCATGCTTTGCTGCATTACTTAGAATTAGAAGAATTGAAGGAAAAGGGAGGGATTCTGCATTGGCCGTATTTTGGAGAGTTTGAAGCCATAAATCAGCCAGAAAATGCACTTAATGTGATTGGCCGACTTGTACAAGCTGTGTATAAAGAAGGTGTCAACGGTGGTACTGGAGTAGAAGTAGCACTCTTCCAAATAGAAAGAAGACACCCAACTAATGGAGATTTTCCACCTTCGCAAACACAAG CTGGGCAGGACCTGCGCTTTGAGTCTGGGAAAACGTTCGGATGTTCACGTCTAAACGCCGACGATATTGTCAAATTCGggtgtaaaacaaacaaaacttttggaaagtttttaatgaaacaagGGACAACATGTGTAAGAACTCAAAAGCATAAACTCAAAGTGCAAACTAATTTCGAAGTTACACTATACAACCAGCTAGAGGTAAGGTCAGTACCAGATGCCAATGGCAGAACATGTGACTTTGCGGACTTTGGGGACTCTGGATCGCTAGTTTTTATGAAAGGCGAAGACGACGAGTATGTTTGTGTGGGCATGCTAGAAGGCGGAACTTCAGATGGGACTGTAGTTGTCACACCCATTGCACCTATCTTGGAACAGTTGGATTTATCCAAACTCAAAAGCTTCAAGAAAGAGAAACAAGCCCGTGAGTTGCAATTCATTCAGCGTGATGTACGGACCATTTTGCAAGATATACAGGATTTAAAGGCGAACATGCCTCAGGCAGGCCAAAACACCCGGATCCAGAACCAAGGAAACAACagcaatatttaa